In the genome of Vicia villosa cultivar HV-30 ecotype Madison, WI linkage group LG7, Vvil1.0, whole genome shotgun sequence, one region contains:
- the LOC131618510 gene encoding E3 ubiquitin-protein ligase RING1-like, which produces MPRKHIYHADCILPWLELHNSCLVCRHEFPTDDPDYEQRACGGGGGSGAAGGDDFVSRFRVSLLIMPFRVLLLWGQVMLGILTTVIIAITIEIVSIPTPRPDKEISTENQSSFIC; this is translated from the exons ATGCCGCGTAAGCACATTTATCATGCTGATTGTATATTGCCGTGGCTGGAATTGCATAATTCCTGCCTTGTTTGTCGTCATGAGTTTCCAACAGATGACCCTGACTATGAGCAGAGGGCTTGTGGCGGCGGAGGTGGTTCTGGTGCTGCTGGTGGAGATGATTTTGTGAGTAGGTTTAGGGTGTCTTTGCTGATTATGCCATTTAGGGTACTTCTGTTGTGGGGACAAGTAATGCTGGGAATATTGACAACAGTGATAATAGCAATAACAATAGAAATAGTGAGCATTCCAACACCGAGACCAGACAAGGAGATCTCGACTGAGAATCAGTCCTCTTTCATAT GCTGA